Proteins found in one Deltaproteobacteria bacterium genomic segment:
- a CDS encoding MMPL family transporter has product VVLALTTTLAGLLSLTSVPLAPMRAFGLYASLGVFLALVGTIFLLPVLMSFWCKRTPPKSGSPVRYVVDDQLRALLSKVSAISRQRTGLTLSVFIVVSIVAGYGVSLVKIETNYTQVVKDGYGMSEVVRLIDQLFGGTSNLEVILDTGAADGAKSPEVLHAMDKFVELSLEGGSEFVNRSFSLVKLTKESYQRLTDDSPENYKIPEGAAAVAQTLSLYESADPENRKLFVDDNWQIARITFSGYSKGSSAYTVFMKDLDGWLDESFGPLQEKYPNLKWHVSGNISLIMHFANLFTEAQISSFGIALGVICLIVLVAFGSLKFGLLAMIPNLFPIFILVSAAGWLGFPFDADTLIVIPIAIGIAVDDTIHFLSHYRTKLLEGMSQDEAIETTVQEVGQAMTYTTVILVLSFLTYTFLLYKPMTAFGVLSSISIAAALIADLFIIPILLRHFKPFAAKEEILCSQQPSV; this is encoded by the coding sequence CGGTTGTCTTAGCCCTCACGACCACGCTTGCGGGCTTACTCTCACTGACCAGTGTTCCCCTGGCGCCGATGCGTGCCTTCGGCCTCTATGCTTCGCTTGGCGTTTTTCTGGCCTTGGTTGGAACCATCTTTTTATTGCCAGTCTTGATGAGCTTTTGGTGCAAACGGACGCCGCCGAAAAGTGGTTCGCCTGTCCGCTACGTGGTCGATGACCAATTGCGGGCTCTTCTTTCGAAGGTGAGTGCAATCTCCCGGCAGCGCACAGGTCTCACGCTCAGTGTGTTTATCGTTGTATCGATTGTTGCGGGTTACGGCGTTTCACTGGTGAAAATCGAGACGAATTATACGCAAGTCGTAAAAGATGGCTACGGCATGAGTGAAGTGGTTCGGCTGATCGACCAACTCTTTGGCGGCACATCAAACCTGGAGGTTATCCTCGATACGGGAGCAGCCGACGGTGCGAAATCTCCAGAGGTTCTTCATGCCATGGATAAGTTCGTGGAACTCAGCCTTGAAGGTGGGTCCGAATTCGTCAACCGCTCTTTCTCCTTGGTAAAACTTACCAAAGAATCTTACCAGCGGCTCACCGACGACAGCCCTGAGAACTATAAAATTCCAGAGGGTGCGGCCGCGGTGGCCCAAACGTTATCGCTCTATGAGTCGGCCGATCCAGAGAATCGAAAACTCTTTGTGGACGATAATTGGCAAATCGCTCGGATTACCTTCAGTGGATACAGTAAAGGCTCAAGTGCTTATACGGTCTTTATGAAAGACCTGGACGGGTGGTTGGATGAATCCTTTGGCCCGCTTCAAGAGAAATACCCAAACCTTAAATGGCACGTTTCTGGGAACATCTCGCTGATTATGCATTTTGCGAATCTTTTTACAGAGGCTCAGATCAGCTCGTTTGGTATCGCTCTGGGAGTCATCTGTTTGATTGTTTTGGTGGCTTTCGGTTCTCTCAAGTTTGGGCTTTTGGCCATGATTCCGAACCTCTTTCCTATCTTTATTTTGGTAAGTGCGGCTGGGTGGCTAGGTTTTCCGTTCGATGCGGATACACTCATTGTTATCCCTATTGCCATTGGTATTGCGGTGGATGATACGATTCACTTCCTCTCACATTACCGAACCAAGCTATTGGAGGGAATGAGCCAGGACGAGGCGATTGAGACCACGGTCCAAGAAGTAGGGCAGGCGATGACTTACACGACAGTCATTCTGGTTCTTAGTTTTCTGACCTACACTTTCTTGCTCTACAAGCCGATGACTGCTTTCGGTGTACTGTCTTCTATCTCGATTGCGGCTGCCTTGATTGCGGATTTGTTTATAATCCCTATTTTGCTTCGACACTTTAAACCCTTTGCTGCAAAGGAAGAGATTCTATGTTCTCAACAACCATCGGTTTAG